Proteins co-encoded in one Kribbella qitaiheensis genomic window:
- a CDS encoding TetR/AcrR family transcriptional regulator, producing the protein MTDAGRTAILRAARRAFALQPYAAVTLRGIASDAGVSASLIVKHFGGKESLFDRVADFSDAAELLLKAPNSELGRHVVLTLVNWRREHGSDLLLRVVFAIGPGDERKLLRERFHDQVVRSFAARLTGDDTAVRAELVIAHILGLGAAMTVDKTGPVATADPPLIADLYAPGIQSLIH; encoded by the coding sequence GTGACCGATGCCGGCCGGACCGCGATCCTGAGGGCAGCCCGCAGAGCCTTCGCCCTCCAGCCGTACGCCGCCGTGACGCTGCGCGGGATCGCCTCCGACGCCGGTGTCAGCGCGTCGCTCATCGTCAAGCACTTCGGCGGCAAGGAGTCACTGTTCGACCGCGTCGCCGACTTCAGCGACGCGGCCGAATTGTTGCTCAAGGCTCCTAATTCCGAGCTCGGCCGGCACGTCGTCCTGACGTTGGTCAACTGGCGCCGGGAGCACGGCTCGGACCTGCTGCTCCGGGTCGTCTTCGCGATCGGCCCGGGCGACGAACGCAAGCTTCTCCGCGAACGCTTCCACGACCAGGTCGTCCGGTCCTTCGCCGCCCGCCTCACCGGCGACGACACCGCAGTACGGGCTGAGCTCGTCATCGCCCACATCCTCGGCCTCGGCGCTGCCATGACCGTCGACAAGACCGGCCCGGTCGCCACCGCCGACCCACCCCTGATCGCCGACCTCTACGCCCCCGGAATCCAGTCCCTGATCCACTGA
- a CDS encoding MFS transporter, with protein MTVRPGVHPRMVLATLASCGVLVAVVQTIVVPLLPELPALTHSHPTDVSWLVTVTLLTGAVFTPLLGRAGDMYGKRRVLLIALSSMVLGSLLCAISSLLPVLILGRAFQGAAVAVVPLGISILRDELPPARVIPSIAIMSSTLGVGAALGIPAATLVVEYANWHTMFWICMGLGLLDIALVLLIVPESKVRSSGRFDVPGALGLSAFLVCLLLAVSKGSTWGWASASTLGLFGGAALIAVFWVWYELRVGAPLVDLRVSARPAVLLTNLAALLIGFAFYANSLSTAQLVQEPTSTGYGLGASIVVSGLCLLPGGVAMVLFSPVSARLSVARGPRFTLAVAGSLMAVGYVVRLFTSENLAAVVAGATVVSAGTAVAYSALPALIMHAVPVTETAAANGLNTLMRTIGQAVCSAIVVTVLTTMVATKSGHTAPTLGAYLTVFVIAGLAALAAVGLTLLIPARRTAAAREPDLAEAASTP; from the coding sequence TTGACTGTTCGGCCTGGTGTTCATCCCCGGATGGTGCTGGCGACGCTCGCAAGCTGTGGTGTGCTGGTCGCGGTCGTGCAGACGATCGTGGTGCCGCTGCTGCCCGAGTTGCCTGCGCTCACCCACAGCCACCCGACAGATGTGAGCTGGCTCGTCACCGTAACGCTGCTGACCGGAGCCGTTTTCACCCCGCTGCTCGGCCGGGCGGGGGACATGTACGGCAAGCGCCGGGTGCTGCTCATCGCGCTCTCGTCGATGGTCCTCGGCTCGCTGCTCTGCGCCATCAGTTCGCTGCTGCCGGTGCTGATCCTCGGCCGCGCGTTCCAGGGTGCGGCCGTCGCCGTGGTCCCGCTCGGGATCAGCATCCTGCGCGACGAGCTACCGCCGGCGCGGGTGATCCCGTCCATCGCGATCATGAGTTCGACCCTCGGCGTCGGTGCCGCGTTAGGGATTCCGGCGGCGACGCTGGTGGTGGAGTACGCCAACTGGCACACGATGTTCTGGATCTGCATGGGACTCGGCCTGCTCGACATCGCCCTCGTGCTGCTGATCGTGCCCGAGTCCAAGGTGCGCTCGAGCGGGCGCTTCGACGTACCCGGTGCGCTGGGGTTGAGTGCGTTCCTCGTCTGCCTGCTGCTCGCGGTCTCGAAGGGCAGTACGTGGGGATGGGCATCGGCGTCCACCCTCGGGCTGTTCGGCGGCGCGGCGTTGATCGCGGTCTTCTGGGTCTGGTACGAACTGCGCGTCGGCGCGCCACTCGTCGATCTGAGGGTGTCGGCGCGACCAGCGGTGCTCTTGACGAACCTCGCCGCCCTGCTGATCGGCTTCGCCTTCTACGCGAACTCGCTCTCCACCGCGCAGCTCGTTCAGGAACCGACGTCGACCGGCTACGGCCTGGGTGCGTCGATCGTGGTCAGCGGACTCTGCCTGCTTCCGGGTGGTGTCGCGATGGTGTTGTTCTCGCCCGTGTCCGCACGTCTGTCCGTCGCCCGAGGACCGCGGTTCACGCTGGCCGTCGCGGGCTCGCTGATGGCGGTCGGGTACGTCGTACGGCTGTTCACCAGCGAGAACCTGGCCGCCGTCGTGGCCGGAGCGACTGTCGTCTCGGCCGGGACCGCCGTCGCGTATTCGGCACTTCCCGCCCTGATCATGCATGCTGTGCCGGTGACCGAAACGGCCGCCGCGAACGGCCTCAACACGCTGATGCGCACGATCGGCCAGGCAGTCTGCAGCGCCATCGTGGTGACAGTGCTGACCACGATGGTCGCCACCAAGTCCGGTCACACCGCTCCGACGCTCGGCGCGTACCTCACCGTCTTCGTGATCGCCGGCCTGGCCGCCCTTGCCGCAGTCGGCCTCACCCTGCTGATTCCGGCCCGTCGTACTGCGGCCGCTCGCGAGCCGGACCTGGCCGAAGCAGCCAGTACGCCGTGA
- a CDS encoding cupin domain-containing protein — translation MSELTMLLDVTPPFLPPGAEVMTATIDLAPGDPGTPPHRHSGPVFGYVLEGELLFELEGEDPRVIHAGEAFWEPGGDLIHYQAANNLPDRPTRFVIVMLGVPGEPMLTLVAAAELETRRHRRGASPSDHATQPAGGTPEPEAPRGGAPAELPAHRGGATAVLGAQRGGATAVLGALRDGATTVLGAQRDGATTELGAQRGGGN, via the coding sequence ATGAGCGAGTTGACGATGCTGCTTGACGTGACGCCGCCCTTCCTTCCGCCCGGAGCCGAGGTGATGACGGCGACCATCGACCTGGCACCGGGCGATCCCGGTACGCCGCCGCATCGCCACTCCGGGCCGGTGTTCGGGTACGTCCTCGAGGGCGAGTTGCTGTTCGAGCTCGAAGGCGAGGACCCGCGGGTGATCCACGCCGGCGAGGCTTTCTGGGAGCCAGGCGGAGACCTGATCCACTACCAGGCAGCCAACAACCTCCCCGACCGCCCAACCCGCTTCGTCATCGTGATGCTCGGCGTCCCAGGCGAACCGATGCTCACCCTCGTAGCTGCCGCCGAACTGGAAACCCGCCGCCACCGCCGCGGCGCAAGCCCATCCGACCACGCGACCCAGCCGGCCGGAGGGACGCCCGAGCCTGAGGCACCGCGGGGCGGAGCACCTGCCGAGCTTCCCGCTCATCGGGGCGGAGCGACCGCCGTGCTCGGCGCCCAGCGGGGCGGAGCGACCGCCGTGCTCGGCGCACTGCGGGACGGAGCAACTACCGTGCTCGGCGCCCAGCGGGACGGAGCAACCACCGAGCTCGGCGCCCAGCGGGGCGGGGGGAACTGA
- a CDS encoding NAD-dependent epimerase/dehydratase family protein, whose protein sequence is MRIFLAGATGVIGRQVIPRLIAEGHQVTGLTRREADTAALRRQGAQAVVADVYDAPGLTKAMIEVQPEVVMHQLTDLSGGNFQANSDIRRRGTRNLVDAALTVGVTRIIAQSIAWAYEPGDDPADESTPLDLGAAAPRLQTVQAVSQLEETVAEAPEWVVLRYGLFYGPGTWYTKGALMDDQLRAGKLVPTTDITSFVHIEDAAAAAVQALAWPTGPVNIVDNEPAAATDWIPTFAASAGAPTPPATTGDRQKWARGATNTHARTHLGWTPQHPTWRTGFNS, encoded by the coding sequence ATGCGGATCTTTCTTGCTGGAGCGACCGGGGTGATCGGGCGGCAGGTTATTCCGCGGCTGATCGCCGAGGGACACCAGGTCACCGGCCTGACCCGACGTGAGGCCGACACCGCGGCGCTGCGGCGCCAGGGCGCGCAGGCAGTTGTCGCCGACGTGTACGACGCACCCGGGCTGACCAAGGCGATGATCGAGGTCCAGCCCGAGGTCGTGATGCATCAGCTCACCGACCTCAGCGGCGGCAACTTCCAGGCCAACTCCGACATCCGCCGACGCGGTACGAGAAACCTCGTCGACGCCGCACTCACCGTCGGCGTGACCCGGATCATCGCCCAGAGCATCGCCTGGGCCTACGAACCCGGCGACGACCCGGCCGACGAATCAACCCCGCTCGACCTCGGCGCCGCCGCCCCACGCCTGCAGACTGTCCAGGCAGTCTCCCAGCTGGAGGAGACCGTGGCCGAAGCGCCCGAGTGGGTCGTCCTCCGCTACGGCCTCTTCTACGGCCCCGGCACCTGGTACACGAAGGGCGCGTTGATGGACGACCAACTCCGCGCCGGCAAGCTGGTCCCGACCACCGACATCACCAGCTTCGTCCACATCGAAGACGCAGCCGCCGCGGCCGTCCAGGCACTCGCCTGGCCAACCGGCCCAGTCAACATCGTCGACAACGAACCAGCCGCAGCCACCGACTGGATCCCCACCTTCGCCGCCTCAGCAGGCGCCCCGACCCCGCCGGCGACTACCGGCGACCGCCAGAAATGGGCCCGAGGCGCCACCAACACCCATGCCCGCACTCACCTCGGTTGGACCCCACAACACCCCACCTGGCGCACCGGCTTCAACAGCTAA
- a CDS encoding trypsin-like peptidase domain-containing protein has product MQGAPHYGQPQGGQPQGGSQYGQPQYGPGQGGPQPAQGGQPRGGSQYGQPQYGPGQGGPQPAQGGQPRGGSQYGQPQGGPGQGGPQPAQGGQPQGGSQYGQPQGGPQYGPFGQPGQGSASYQQGYGPQGYGPPWGHRQMPPAPKKRKRLPMLIGVLSLATATAIGTVAWGIDQHRGGGTSSLSSSMDASAVAAKVSSGLVDVNTVLGYEGARAAGTGIVLTPDGEILTNHHVIEGATKITVTDIGNGKTYDASVVGYDDAHDIAVLKLKDASGLEVAKTGDSSKVALGDQVVGIGNAGGVGGTPSYAAGKVTGLNQAITATDESGNDPENLTGLIQTDANIQAGDSGGPLANSKGEVIGVDTAGGSGNSGNGGPGQTAYGATSSSSAQLAAYGASSSSSAQLAAYGAKSSSSAQLAAYGDGGGNGSGYGSGFGDGSGFGSGDGSGTGNGTGNGNGNGESNGQGQGNRQGQTTTQGYAIPINEALDIADQIESGKASADVHIGDSAMLGISVLANQGVSGAVVNDVVADGAAAKAGLSAGDVITSFDGKAVDSPDTLSTALNSHHAGDKVPVTWQDQSGQSHTATITLMTGPVR; this is encoded by the coding sequence ATGCAGGGCGCACCGCACTACGGGCAGCCGCAGGGCGGACAGCCGCAAGGCGGATCGCAGTATGGGCAGCCGCAGTACGGGCCGGGACAGGGCGGGCCGCAGCCGGCACAGGGCGGGCAGCCGCGGGGCGGATCGCAGTATGGGCAGCCGCAGTACGGGCCGGGACAGGGCGGGCCGCAGCCGGCACAGGGCGGGCAGCCGCGGGGCGGATCGCAGTACGGGCAGCCGCAGGGTGGGCCGGGACAGGGCGGGCCGCAGCCGGCACAGGGCGGGCAGCCGCAGGGCGGATCGCAGTACGGGCAGCCGCAGGGTGGGCCGCAGTACGGGCCGTTTGGGCAGCCGGGGCAGGGAAGTGCGTCCTACCAGCAGGGTTATGGGCCGCAGGGGTATGGGCCGCCATGGGGGCATCGCCAGATGCCGCCGGCGCCGAAGAAGCGTAAGCGGCTGCCGATGTTGATCGGGGTGCTGAGTCTGGCGACGGCGACCGCGATCGGGACGGTTGCCTGGGGCATCGATCAGCACAGGGGCGGCGGCACCTCGAGTCTGTCATCTTCGATGGATGCCTCGGCTGTGGCCGCGAAGGTCTCGTCCGGTCTGGTGGACGTGAACACCGTGCTCGGGTACGAAGGCGCTCGCGCCGCCGGCACCGGGATCGTGCTCACCCCGGACGGCGAGATCCTCACCAACCACCACGTGATCGAGGGCGCCACCAAGATCACCGTGACCGACATCGGGAACGGGAAGACGTACGACGCCAGCGTGGTCGGGTACGACGACGCCCACGACATCGCGGTACTCAAGCTGAAGGACGCCTCCGGGCTCGAGGTAGCCAAGACCGGCGACTCGTCGAAGGTCGCGCTTGGCGACCAGGTGGTCGGGATCGGCAACGCGGGCGGAGTCGGCGGTACGCCGAGCTACGCGGCCGGCAAGGTCACCGGGCTCAACCAGGCGATCACCGCGACCGACGAATCCGGCAACGACCCCGAGAACCTGACCGGCCTGATCCAGACCGACGCGAACATCCAGGCCGGCGACTCCGGCGGCCCGCTGGCGAACTCGAAGGGCGAGGTCATCGGCGTCGACACCGCGGGCGGCTCGGGCAACAGCGGAAACGGCGGCCCCGGCCAGACGGCGTACGGCGCAACGTCATCCTCCTCGGCCCAACTGGCGGCGTACGGCGCAAGCTCTTCGTCGTCGGCTCAACTGGCGGCTTACGGCGCGAAATCTTCGTCGTCGGCTCAGCTGGCGGCGTACGGCGACGGCGGCGGCAACGGATCGGGCTACGGCTCTGGCTTCGGTGACGGCTCGGGTTTCGGCTCCGGCGACGGAAGCGGCACCGGGAACGGCACTGGAAACGGGAACGGGAACGGCGAGAGCAACGGGCAGGGTCAGGGCAACAGGCAGGGCCAGACCACGACGCAGGGGTACGCGATCCCGATCAACGAGGCGCTGGACATCGCTGACCAGATCGAGTCGGGCAAGGCTTCGGCGGACGTACACATTGGCGACTCCGCGATGCTCGGCATCTCGGTACTCGCGAACCAGGGCGTCTCCGGCGCGGTCGTCAACGATGTCGTCGCCGACGGTGCCGCAGCCAAGGCGGGCCTCAGCGCCGGCGACGTGATCACCTCGTTCGACGGCAAGGCGGTCGACTCCCCGGACACGCTGTCCACCGCCCTCAACTCCCACCACGCAGGCGACAAGGTCCCGGTCACCTGGCAGGACCAGTCCGGCCAGTCCCACACCGCCACCATCACCCTGATGACCGGCCCAGTCCGCTAA
- a CDS encoding TetR/AcrR family transcriptional regulator — MQRNADRTKARILEAATEEFAALGIAGARVNRIAEVAGCNKAMLYAYYGNKDGLFDAVFTASVEAYLEAVNFDAYDLPRYAGRVFDFFEEHPEHLRLAVWYRLERPGSARLEAVLDVNANRLAELEKARRAGAFHSDFRLAELLSLVQAIATNWSSMTPEFTATAPVSRARRRRAVVTAVAKLLDQ, encoded by the coding sequence ATGCAACGGAACGCCGATCGGACCAAGGCCAGGATCCTCGAAGCGGCCACCGAGGAGTTTGCCGCGCTCGGCATCGCCGGGGCCCGGGTGAACCGGATCGCCGAGGTGGCCGGCTGCAACAAGGCGATGCTCTACGCGTACTACGGGAACAAGGACGGGCTGTTCGACGCGGTCTTCACTGCTTCGGTGGAGGCTTATCTCGAGGCGGTGAACTTCGACGCGTACGACCTGCCGAGGTACGCCGGGCGGGTGTTCGACTTCTTCGAGGAGCATCCGGAGCACCTGCGGCTGGCGGTCTGGTACCGGCTGGAACGGCCGGGGAGTGCGCGGCTGGAAGCCGTGCTGGACGTGAACGCGAACCGGCTGGCCGAGTTGGAGAAGGCGCGGCGGGCCGGTGCTTTCCACTCGGACTTCAGGCTCGCGGAGCTGCTGTCGCTGGTTCAGGCGATCGCGACGAACTGGTCGTCGATGACGCCGGAATTCACCGCCACGGCACCGGTTTCCCGTGCCCGGCGCCGTCGTGCGGTCGTGACTGCCGTGGCCAAGCTCCTCGATCAGTGA
- a CDS encoding oxidoreductase, with protein sequence MTTIWLTTGSSRGLGRDLTQAVLAAGDRVVATARKPEQLDDLVRKYGDSIRAVALDVTDAAAARAAVQVALDEFDGLDVVANNAGYANSAPIEDTDDADFRAQVETNLFGVVNVTKAALPVFRTQRSGHFLQFSSIGGRVGGTPGMGAYQTAKFAVEGFSEVLANEVRPFGAKVTIIEPGAFRTDWGGSSMTIAPVREDYDSTVGELNRYRVGADGKQAGDPAKAAQAVLKIVGLDEPPLRLLLGKDALEHADRASKSRAAEAAEWAHLTTSTDYA encoded by the coding sequence ATGACCACCATCTGGCTCACCACCGGAAGCTCCCGCGGCCTCGGCCGCGACCTCACCCAGGCCGTGCTAGCCGCCGGGGACCGGGTGGTCGCCACCGCCCGGAAGCCGGAGCAGCTCGACGACCTGGTGCGGAAGTACGGCGACTCCATCCGGGCGGTAGCGCTCGACGTCACCGATGCGGCGGCGGCGCGCGCCGCAGTACAGGTGGCCCTTGATGAGTTCGACGGCCTGGACGTGGTCGCCAACAACGCCGGCTACGCGAACAGCGCACCGATCGAGGACACCGACGACGCCGACTTCCGGGCGCAGGTAGAGACCAACCTGTTCGGCGTGGTGAACGTGACGAAGGCTGCGCTGCCGGTGTTCCGGACGCAGCGCAGCGGGCACTTCCTGCAGTTCTCGTCGATCGGCGGCCGCGTCGGTGGTACGCCGGGGATGGGTGCCTACCAGACCGCCAAGTTCGCCGTCGAAGGCTTCTCGGAGGTGCTCGCGAACGAGGTGCGGCCGTTCGGGGCGAAGGTGACCATCATCGAGCCGGGCGCGTTCCGGACCGACTGGGGTGGCTCGTCGATGACGATCGCCCCGGTCCGTGAGGACTACGACTCCACCGTCGGCGAGCTGAACCGCTACCGTGTAGGGGCCGATGGCAAGCAAGCAGGCGATCCCGCCAAGGCGGCCCAGGCAGTGCTCAAGATCGTCGGCCTGGACGAACCGCCGCTACGGCTCCTGCTCGGCAAGGACGCCCTCGAACACGCAGACCGCGCCTCCAAATCCCGTGCCGCCGAAGCCGCCGAGTGGGCGCACCTGACCACCTCGACCGACTACGCCTGA
- a CDS encoding PLP-dependent aminotransferase family protein, giving the protein MSRSRTNSGAGELLVELRRDSSVPLHQQLESGIRDRIRQGLLRADVVMPATRALATDLGLSRGVVVEAYQQLVAEGYLVSRTGGYTQVAPAAAGILVQERAAGELGGPPRIDFKYSKPDVSQFPRAAWLRSIRKMLNETPNRSLAYLDGRGTAELRESLADYLNRVRGTSARPENMLICNGFAQGSRLLLQVLAAAGYRRLAVEDPSDNELREVAVNAGLEAVGVPVLETGLDVEALERSGADVVMVTAAHQFPTGAVASARTRAALIAWATKHDALIIEDDYDAEYRYDREPIGAIQGLAPECVVYAGTASKTLAPGLRLGWLILPCRLVEQMSDAKVRDDRGSPVFDQLTFADFIARGEFDRHLRRMRPRYRRLRDALVGRLAEQVPDLVPIGVSAGLHVMTWLPADLSEAAVTKAALDRGLGVYGLAPYWVDAGPGGLVFGYGSLTESEVVEGIDLLADAISSLRR; this is encoded by the coding sequence ATGAGTCGATCCAGGACCAATTCCGGCGCCGGCGAGCTGCTGGTCGAGCTCCGGCGCGACTCGTCCGTGCCGTTGCACCAGCAACTGGAGAGCGGCATCCGCGACCGGATCCGGCAGGGGCTGCTCCGGGCCGACGTGGTCATGCCCGCCACCCGCGCGCTCGCGACGGATCTCGGGCTGTCCCGGGGTGTGGTGGTCGAGGCCTACCAGCAGTTGGTCGCCGAGGGGTATCTGGTCAGCCGGACCGGCGGCTACACGCAGGTCGCGCCGGCGGCGGCCGGGATCCTGGTGCAGGAGAGGGCCGCTGGGGAGCTCGGTGGGCCACCGCGGATCGACTTCAAGTACAGCAAGCCGGACGTCTCGCAGTTCCCCCGCGCTGCTTGGTTGCGGTCGATCCGCAAGATGCTCAACGAGACGCCGAACAGGAGCCTTGCCTACCTGGACGGTCGTGGCACCGCCGAACTCCGCGAGTCGTTGGCCGACTACCTGAACCGGGTCCGCGGTACGTCGGCGCGGCCGGAGAACATGCTGATCTGCAACGGTTTCGCGCAAGGTTCGCGGCTGCTCCTGCAGGTCCTGGCGGCTGCCGGATACCGGCGGCTGGCGGTCGAGGATCCGTCCGACAACGAGTTGCGCGAAGTCGCGGTGAACGCGGGGCTGGAGGCGGTCGGCGTACCGGTGTTGGAGACCGGGCTGGATGTCGAGGCGCTCGAGCGATCGGGCGCGGACGTCGTGATGGTGACCGCGGCCCATCAGTTCCCGACCGGGGCCGTGGCTTCGGCGCGGACGCGGGCTGCGCTGATCGCTTGGGCGACGAAACACGATGCTTTGATCATCGAGGACGACTACGACGCGGAGTACCGGTATGACCGCGAGCCGATCGGCGCCATCCAGGGCCTGGCACCGGAGTGCGTGGTCTACGCGGGTACGGCGAGCAAGACGCTCGCGCCCGGGCTCCGGCTCGGCTGGCTGATCCTGCCGTGCCGCCTGGTCGAGCAGATGTCGGACGCGAAGGTGCGGGACGATCGCGGCTCGCCGGTGTTCGACCAGTTGACCTTCGCGGACTTCATCGCGCGGGGTGAGTTCGACCGGCATCTGCGCCGGATGCGGCCGCGGTACCGCCGGTTGCGGGACGCGCTGGTCGGCCGGCTGGCCGAACAGGTGCCGGACCTGGTGCCGATCGGGGTGTCGGCGGGGCTGCACGTGATGACGTGGCTGCCGGCCGATCTGAGCGAAGCCGCTGTGACGAAGGCGGCACTGGATCGCGGCCTCGGGGTCTATGGCCTGGCGCCCTACTGGGTGGATGCGGGACCGGGCGGTCTGGTCTTCGGCTACGGAAGCCTGACCGAATCAGAGGTCGTCGAGGGCATCGACCTGCTCGCCGACGCCATCAGCTCCCTTCGTCGCTAG
- a CDS encoding FAD-binding oxidoreductase gives MTTTLTLELLYPGETGYDEARTIWNAMIDRRPAVIARCHSTADVAAAVRFARAGELEIAVRCGGHNIAGLAVPEGGLMIDLTPMNEVRVDPERQIAWIEGGALLGELDRATQEYGLATTAGNVSHTGVGGLTLGGGMGWLARQFGLACDNVISYQLVTADGDLVTASATENPDLFWGLRGGGGNFGIVTSFEFRLHQVGTCTLVTEFTYPATEGFAVLRGWRDLNATAPRQATFTASVRGEELTVGFIWVGDPADGTQLIPAFRSLGTVVAESIEELSYLALQTRDDSIQGHRFRRYWKGHYFKSLPDDAIRALLRNPGIGASLQAYGGAIADVPDSDAAFSHRDVMFEFVTATRWEDAADDAERIGTIRAYAATLEPYAGGAYVNTLNGESVSRAFPPAKLARLTALKNSYDPANIFHLNQNIRPSA, from the coding sequence ATGACCACCACCCTCACCCTCGAACTGCTGTATCCGGGCGAGACCGGGTACGACGAGGCCCGGACGATCTGGAACGCGATGATCGACCGACGCCCGGCCGTGATCGCCCGCTGCCACAGCACCGCGGATGTCGCGGCAGCTGTTCGTTTCGCGCGGGCCGGGGAGCTGGAGATCGCAGTCCGTTGCGGCGGCCACAACATCGCCGGCCTCGCCGTACCCGAGGGTGGGTTGATGATCGACCTGACCCCGATGAACGAGGTCCGCGTCGACCCCGAGCGGCAGATCGCCTGGATCGAGGGCGGCGCCTTGCTGGGCGAGCTGGATCGCGCCACCCAGGAGTACGGCCTCGCCACCACCGCCGGCAACGTGTCGCACACCGGCGTCGGCGGTCTCACCCTGGGCGGCGGCATGGGCTGGCTGGCGCGGCAGTTCGGACTCGCCTGCGACAACGTGATCTCGTACCAGCTGGTGACCGCGGACGGCGACCTCGTGACCGCGAGCGCCACCGAGAACCCGGACCTGTTCTGGGGGCTGCGCGGTGGCGGCGGCAACTTCGGCATCGTCACCTCGTTCGAGTTCCGCCTGCACCAGGTGGGCACCTGCACCCTCGTCACCGAGTTCACCTATCCCGCCACGGAGGGCTTCGCCGTACTACGAGGTTGGCGCGACCTGAACGCCACGGCTCCCCGCCAGGCCACCTTCACCGCCAGCGTCCGCGGCGAGGAGCTCACCGTCGGCTTCATCTGGGTCGGCGATCCTGCCGATGGCACCCAGCTGATCCCAGCCTTCCGATCCCTCGGAACAGTAGTTGCCGAGAGCATCGAAGAGCTGTCCTACCTGGCGCTCCAGACACGCGACGACAGCATCCAGGGGCACCGATTCCGTCGCTACTGGAAGGGCCACTACTTCAAGTCCCTGCCTGACGACGCGATCCGCGCACTGCTCCGCAACCCCGGCATCGGCGCCAGCCTGCAGGCGTACGGCGGCGCGATCGCCGACGTACCGGATTCCGATGCCGCCTTCAGTCATCGCGACGTGATGTTCGAGTTCGTCACCGCCACCCGTTGGGAGGACGCCGCCGACGACGCGGAACGGATCGGCACGATCCGCGCGTACGCCGCCACGCTCGAGCCGTACGCCGGTGGCGCCTACGTCAACACCCTCAACGGCGAGAGCGTCAGCCGCGCCTTCCCGCCGGCCAAGCTGGCCCGGCTGACCGCACTGAAGAACAGCTACGACCCGGCCAACATCTTCCACCTCAACCAGAACATCAGGCCGTCGGCCTAA
- a CDS encoding ribonuclease Z: MRELVVLGTGSQVPSRERSQNGYFLRWDSEGFLFDPGEGTQRQMLYAGVPAGAITRLCVTHFHGDHCLGVPGIVQRLSLDDVQHPVPAHYPASGQDYFTRLRYAASFFERADLREEPIDEEGLLSVGSFGQLWVRRLEHPIESFGYQLIEPDGRRMLPAELARYGVAGPAVGRLQQAGSIVVDGRTVTVEQVSEPRPGQRFAFVMDTRLCDGVFQLADGADLLVIESTYLSSERELATNFGHLTARQAARVAQECGVRKLVLTHFSQRYTEPERFHEEAAAEFDGEIVVAADLTRVAVPARR; the protein is encoded by the coding sequence GTGCGTGAATTGGTTGTGCTGGGCACCGGGAGTCAGGTGCCGTCACGAGAGCGCAGCCAGAACGGCTACTTCCTGCGCTGGGATTCCGAGGGCTTCCTGTTCGATCCGGGCGAGGGCACCCAACGGCAGATGCTGTACGCCGGGGTGCCGGCCGGCGCGATCACCCGGCTCTGTGTCACGCATTTCCACGGCGACCACTGCCTCGGCGTACCGGGGATCGTGCAGCGGCTCTCACTCGATGACGTGCAGCATCCCGTCCCTGCGCACTACCCGGCGTCCGGGCAGGACTACTTCACCAGGCTCCGGTACGCCGCGTCCTTCTTCGAGCGGGCCGACCTTCGCGAGGAGCCGATCGACGAGGAAGGCCTGCTGTCGGTCGGCTCGTTCGGCCAGCTCTGGGTGCGCAGGCTGGAACACCCGATCGAGTCGTTCGGCTACCAGCTGATCGAACCGGACGGCCGGCGGATGCTGCCGGCCGAACTGGCCCGGTACGGCGTGGCCGGACCCGCCGTCGGCCGCCTCCAGCAGGCGGGCTCGATCGTGGTCGACGGACGCACGGTGACGGTGGAGCAGGTGAGCGAACCGCGCCCGGGGCAACGATTCGCCTTCGTGATGGACACCCGGCTCTGTGACGGGGTGTTCCAGCTCGCCGACGGGGCCGATCTGCTCGTGATCGAGTCGACGTACCTGTCCTCGGAACGTGAGCTCGCTACCAACTTCGGTCATCTGACTGCCCGCCAGGCCGCCCGGGTCGCCCAGGAGTGCGGGGTTCGCAAGCTTGTCCTGACCCACTTCTCCCAGCGCTACACCGAGCCGGAGCGCTTCCACGAGGAGGCGGCCGCCGAGTTCGACGGCGAGATCGTGGTCGCCGCCGACCTGACCCGCGTCGCCGTCCCCGCTCGCCGCTGA
- a CDS encoding pyridoxal-phosphate dependent enzyme, with the protein MQVIGSTGNHGLGVSNALATLGGHGIVYVPQNASASKVAAIKRFGIEVRSVGTDSGANEVLARAEAAENGWTYISPYNDPDIVAGQGTIAVELLEQLDGRRLDAVFAAARIRRSELAGRRVAVVSCGGNISSKTLVAALT; encoded by the coding sequence GTGCAGGTCATCGGCTCGACCGGCAACCACGGGCTCGGCGTGAGCAACGCGCTCGCGACCCTCGGCGGCCACGGCATCGTCTACGTGCCGCAGAATGCGTCCGCCAGCAAGGTCGCCGCGATCAAGCGCTTCGGCATCGAGGTCCGCAGCGTCGGCACCGACTCCGGCGCCAACGAGGTGCTGGCCCGCGCCGAGGCCGCTGAGAACGGCTGGACCTACATCTCGCCGTACAACGATCCGGACATCGTCGCGGGGCAGGGCACGATCGCGGTGGAGCTGCTGGAGCAGCTCGACGGCCGGCGGCTCGACGCCGTCTTCGCCGCGGCCCGGATTCGTCGGTCCGAGCTGGCCGGCCGGCGAGTGGCCGTGGTGTCCTGCGGCGGCAACATCTCCTCGAAAACTCTGGTGGCAGCGCTGACCTGA